Genomic segment of Candidatus Eremiobacterota bacterium:
GCGGTGCCGAGCGCGGCGACGAGCATCGTCCCCGCGAGGGCGCGTCCCACCGTCCGTGCTGCATTCGCCTGCATGGTTCTGACCTCCGACTACCCAGCTCGCAACCGGCCCCGCGCCGGCCTCAGGCTCCGAGTATTCCCCATTCCCATGAAGCTATGATGAGGGCGTACACCGCGAATGCCGAGCGGTCAGCCGCTCGGCATTCGCTCGCTCGGCCGCCGACGTGACTACGCGGCGTCGCGCCAGATTGGGATGACCGAGCGCACTTCGCCGCGCTCCCGCAACGCGCCGGCCGCAGCTTCCAGGCGATCGAGCGGGACCGCCGCCGTCGTCACGACGGTGCTGTCCGCGAACCGCACCAGCACCGGCGCGCGCAGCGGTCGGGCGACGAGATCGGCGCCGTCGTGCGCCGGAACACACTCGCGCGCGCCGAGCGCCGCGAGCACGTCGGCGACGACGGCCGACGCCGTCGCGTCGCCGCCCGCGCCGAAGCCCGAAAACACGAGCGGCCCGCAGCCGCGCCCCAGCACGCGCACGACGTTCTCCGCGCCGCGCGGCCGCGCGAACGGATGATCGTCCGGCACGAACGCCGGCGTCACGCCCGCTTCGATCGCATCGCCCGCGCGCCGCGCCACCGCGACCAGCTTCAGCCGCAAGCCGCGCTCCGCGCCGGCGCGCACGTCCTCGCGCGAGATCCCGCCGATCCCGCGCCGCGCGAGCACCGCAGAAACCGACGGCCGCCGAAACGCGAGCCCGGCGAGAATCGCGAGCTTGTGCGCCGCATCGTGCCCATCGATGTCGCTGCGCGGATCGTGCTCGGCGAACCCGAGCCGCTGCGCTTCGGCGAGCGCTTCCGCGTAGTCCGCACCGCTCTCCATTGCGTCGAGGACGAAGTTGGTCGTCCCGTTCAGCACGCCGCCGATCTCGAGCACGTCTTCGTCGGCGAGCGCACCGGCGAGCGCGCGCACGATCGGAATCGCGCCGCCGACCGCGCCTTCGTAGCGCAGCGAGGCGCCCGTGCGCGCCGCGAACGCCGCCAGCCACGGCCCTTCGGTCGCGATGAGATCTTTGTTCGCCGTCACGACGTCCTTGCCGCGCGCGATCGCGCGCAGCACGAGCTCGCGCGCCAGCCCCAGCCCGCCGATGCAATCGACCACGACGCGCACCTGCGGATCGTCGACCACCTCGAACGGATCGCCGCCGAACTCGCTCCACGCGACGTCGCGCGGCTTGCGCGGATCGCGCACGGCGATCGCTTCGATCAGCCCCGGATGCGAGGCGATCAACCGCCGCGCGACGCCCGATCCGACGGTGCCGCATCCGAGCAGTCCGACGCGGCCGAGCGCGCGCGTCCTCGTCGCTGCGGTCACCGGAGACGGCATCGCATCGGACGAGCAGAGAACGCGCGGCAGGACTTGCACGGGAACCTCCATGTCGTTGAATCGCAAACGAAGTGTCAAGGGAATGAAAAAGGCCCTCGCCGTTCGGCGGGGGCCAGTCTTGCGATCGGTGCGTCTGCGCGTTACGCCGACGTGGATCGAGACCTGCCCTCGCCGAGGGAAGTCGTCGTCATCGTCGTCGTGGTCGTCACGCAGAGCCCGAACATTGTTCGACGACCCTATCACGGATCACCGAATCGCGCAAGAGGGCGGCCAAGCTTTCCGGGTGCGCGAGGAACCCGTCGTGACCGTGATCGCTCGGCAGATGGCGGTACGACGAGTCCCACCCCGCTTCGGCCCACCGTGCCGCGCAGCTCCACACGAACTGCGGCGAGTAGAGCTGATCGCCCTCGATGCCGACGAAGGTGAGCCGCGTTCGCCCCGCCGGCCGCTCGTGCCCGCGCAGGTCGAACAGGTC
This window contains:
- a CDS encoding homoserine dehydrogenase translates to MEVPVQVLPRVLCSSDAMPSPVTAATRTRALGRVGLLGCGTVGSGVARRLIASHPGLIEAIAVRDPRKPRDVAWSEFGGDPFEVVDDPQVRVVVDCIGGLGLARELVLRAIARGKDVVTANKDLIATEGPWLAAFAARTGASLRYEGAVGGAIPIVRALAGALADEDVLEIGGVLNGTTNFVLDAMESGADYAEALAEAQRLGFAEHDPRSDIDGHDAAHKLAILAGLAFRRPSVSAVLARRGIGGISREDVRAGAERGLRLKLVAVARRAGDAIEAGVTPAFVPDDHPFARPRGAENVVRVLGRGCGPLVFSGFGAGGDATASAVVADVLAALGARECVPAHDGADLVARPLRAPVLVRFADSTVVTTAAVPLDRLEAAAGALRERGEVRSVIPIWRDAA